A single genomic interval of Malania oleifera isolate guangnan ecotype guangnan chromosome 13, ASM2987363v1, whole genome shotgun sequence harbors:
- the LOC131146565 gene encoding uncharacterized protein LOC131146565, whose amino-acid sequence MAKPSMKTSIVVMADAASWFCAIALVALILVSSLRESSPASEPVKGTQLLDRPCDEIYVVGEGETLHTISDKCGDPFIVEQNPHIHDPDDVFPGLVIKITPSKHRKLLRR is encoded by the coding sequence ATGGCGAAGCCTTCCATGAAAACATCAATAGTGGTGATGGCCGATGCAGCTTCGTGGTTCTGTGCTATTGCGCTGGTGGCCCTGATCCTGGTGAGCTCCCTGAGAGAGAGTTCTCCGGCGAGTGAACCCGTGAAGGGCACCCAACTTCTCGACCGGCCGTGCGACGAAATCTATGTCGTCGGAGAAGGGGAGACTCTCCACACCATCAGCGACAAGTGCGGCGACCCCTTCATAGTGGAGCAGAACCCACACATCCATGACCCAGATGATGTCTTCCCCGGGCTCGTCATCAAAATAACTCCCTCAAAGCACAGGAAATTATTGAGGAGGTAG